Proteins encoded within one genomic window of Kibdelosporangium phytohabitans:
- a CDS encoding CAP domain-containing protein, whose product MWHTRRISSAFTAGAVLAAGILLAPPAGAVDANARTVQDDVVRLTNAERQKAGCPALTPVAALSQAAQNHSNDMAAHNFMNHTGSDGSSAVARVERSGYTGWHAVAENVAAGHQTAENVVSDWMSSSGHRANILNCQLKEVGVGYATHPDSTYGTYWTQDFGSR is encoded by the coding sequence ATGTGGCACACAAGGAGGATCAGCTCGGCGTTCACGGCCGGAGCGGTACTGGCAGCCGGAATCCTGCTCGCACCACCGGCCGGTGCCGTGGACGCGAACGCCCGAACCGTCCAGGACGACGTGGTGCGCCTGACCAACGCCGAACGGCAGAAAGCCGGTTGCCCGGCCCTGACCCCGGTCGCCGCGCTCAGCCAGGCGGCTCAGAACCACTCGAACGACATGGCAGCTCACAACTTCATGAACCACACAGGATCCGACGGCAGCTCGGCGGTGGCCAGGGTCGAGCGCTCCGGCTACACGGGTTGGCACGCGGTTGCCGAGAACGTCGCTGCAGGACACCAGACGGCGGAGAACGTCGTGTCCGACTGGATGAGCAGCTCGGGCCACCGCGCGAACATCCTGAACTGCCAGCTCAAGGAAGTCGGCGTCGGCTACGCGACCCATCCTGACAGCACGTACGGCACGTACTGGACGCAGGACTTCGGCAGTCGTTGA
- a CDS encoding PEP/pyruvate-binding domain-containing protein has translation MIQLEQLGRRIEAYFGRPQGIEWCLDGSGFQIVQSRPITTLFSSRLPGAGGNHV, from the coding sequence GTGATCCAGCTCGAGCAGCTGGGCAGGCGAATCGAGGCGTACTTCGGCCGTCCGCAGGGCATCGAGTGGTGCCTGGACGGCAGCGGTTTCCAGATCGTCCAGAGCAGGCCGATCACCACCCTGTTCTCATCCCGCCTGCCGGGGGCGGGGGGCAACCACGTCTAG
- a CDS encoding putative glycoside hydrolase, protein MDTPKRRRGRAVIIVLVATTLALVVLVPVVNRMFTGELSVVGIDDRAQFLSVDAAQVKDLRKALTVTGHAPSATSLSVNDQSAPVGADGRFSVELSPVPVKVRVSARDSAGNEATREIPVEARHPGMRAVHMTALAWSSAQLREPVLQMGREGRIDAVQLDIKDESGEIGYDSGVALGRQIGATRQHYDVQAAVRQLHDAGLRVVGRVVAFRDPILARWSWNSGTRQRVVQTRDGRPWSGSYGQFAFTNYGDEDVVRYNIDLAVEAAQFGFDDILYDYVRRPEGRLDQMRTPGFTGAPEKAIVDFLARSRDEVHKRGAFVGASVFGIAADRPGPVAQDIPSMSHAVDYISPMVYPSHWGPGEYGVAQPEAQPYDITAKSVGAFVAQARAGGAQVFPWLQAFSLRRTYGAAEVKAQIEASRQSGAPSFLLWNANCRYEPGSLDAR, encoded by the coding sequence GTGGACACTCCGAAGCGACGGCGCGGACGTGCCGTGATCATCGTTCTCGTCGCCACGACGCTGGCGCTCGTGGTGCTGGTGCCGGTCGTGAACCGGATGTTCACCGGGGAGCTGTCGGTCGTCGGGATCGACGACCGGGCCCAGTTCCTGTCCGTCGACGCCGCTCAGGTCAAGGACCTCCGCAAGGCGCTCACGGTGACCGGCCACGCCCCCAGCGCGACCTCGTTGTCCGTCAACGACCAGTCCGCTCCGGTAGGGGCGGACGGCAGGTTCTCGGTCGAGCTGTCGCCCGTACCGGTGAAGGTCCGGGTGTCCGCGAGGGACTCGGCTGGAAACGAGGCCACGAGGGAGATCCCGGTCGAGGCACGGCACCCGGGCATGCGGGCGGTGCACATGACGGCGCTGGCCTGGTCGTCGGCGCAGCTGCGCGAGCCGGTCCTGCAGATGGGACGGGAAGGCCGGATCGACGCCGTGCAACTGGACATCAAAGACGAGAGCGGTGAGATCGGGTACGACTCCGGTGTCGCACTGGGCAGGCAGATCGGTGCCACCCGGCAGCACTACGACGTGCAGGCCGCGGTGCGGCAGCTGCACGACGCCGGGCTTCGGGTGGTCGGCCGGGTAGTGGCGTTCCGCGATCCGATCCTGGCGCGCTGGTCGTGGAACTCCGGCACCAGGCAGCGGGTCGTCCAGACGCGGGACGGCAGGCCGTGGTCGGGTTCGTACGGCCAGTTCGCCTTCACGAACTACGGTGACGAGGACGTGGTCCGGTACAACATCGACCTTGCGGTGGAAGCGGCCCAGTTCGGTTTCGACGACATCCTGTACGACTACGTCCGGCGGCCGGAAGGCCGGCTGGACCAGATGCGGACACCGGGTTTCACCGGCGCGCCCGAGAAGGCCATTGTGGACTTCCTGGCCCGAAGCCGGGACGAGGTCCACAAGCGCGGGGCGTTCGTCGGGGCGTCCGTGTTCGGCATCGCGGCGGACCGGCCGGGGCCTGTTGCCCAGGACATCCCCTCGATGTCGCACGCTGTCGACTACATCTCGCCCATGGTCTACCCGTCGCACTGGGGGCCGGGAGAGTACGGCGTGGCACAGCCGGAAGCCCAGCCGTACGACATCACTGCCAAGTCTGTGGGCGCGTTCGTGGCGCAGGCCCGAGCGGGCGGCGCCCAGGTTTTCCCGTGGTTGCAGGCGTTCAGCCTGCGCAGGACGTACGGCGCTGCGGAGGTGAAGGCTCAGATCGAAGCTTCACGGCAGAGCGGCGCGCCGTCGTTCCTGTTGTGGAACGCGAACTGCCGCTACGAACCAGGCAGTCTGGACGCCAGGTGA
- a CDS encoding PEP-utilizing enzyme → MLRDREDIFYQRFQEFHEVARTGQADNDLITERKEAFTTYQALTPPWVLTSDGEAISGTYRRADMPASALVGLPVSTGTVEGRARVILDMTEADLEADDILVTAYRPELVTGVRTIKGLVTEVGGIMTHGAAIAREYGLPAVVGVQNATRLIQDNQRIRVTERTATSRSCRRAPTGEVGSWLT, encoded by the coding sequence GTGCTGCGCGACCGGGAAGACATCTTCTACCAGAGGTTCCAGGAATTCCACGAGGTCGCACGCACCGGACAGGCCGACAACGACCTCATCACCGAACGCAAGGAAGCATTCACCACGTACCAGGCACTCACGCCACCCTGGGTGCTCACCTCGGACGGCGAGGCCATCTCAGGCACCTACCGACGCGCGGACATGCCGGCCAGCGCCCTGGTCGGCCTGCCCGTCTCCACCGGAACCGTCGAGGGACGCGCCCGCGTCATCCTGGACATGACCGAGGCTGACCTCGAAGCGGACGACATCCTCGTCACCGCCTACCGACCCGAGCTGGTCACCGGTGTTCGTACGATCAAAGGCCTCGTGACAGAGGTGGGCGGCATCATGACCCACGGCGCGGCGATCGCTCGTGAGTACGGCCTGCCCGCCGTCGTCGGCGTCCAAAACGCCACCCGCCTGATCCAGGACAACCAGCGCATCCGCGTGACGGAACGAACGGCTACGTCGAGATCCTGTCGTAGGGCGCCGACCGGAGAGGTCGGGTCGTGGCTGACGTAG
- a CDS encoding DNA cytosine methyltransferase, with protein MGERLSSFDICAGAGGLALGLERAGFDPVLLLDKLAVACETLRLNRPRWEVLEMDLLEFDPVDHQQVYDVDLLSAGLPRVKATATLNRSRGSDLELELLKATMGLMYGVQPRALLIENVPDLVTKDEYRPMREFVDAELTHLGYKSRWFVLNAADHGVPQNREQGILVAFKGDALDAFEEPAPEDQFVTVGDALRDSMKAKGWKQADEWAAQADKLAPTLVGGSWERGGPDLGPTGSKRAWARMGVDGATVANEVPGPDFHWDPLLGRSGMVPLTVEQAARLQGFPPDWRFAGRKTARYRQVGHASPPPVGTALGQAVRKALGHAGAA; from the coding sequence ATGGGTGAGAGGCTGTCCTCATTCGACATCTGCGCAGGTGCGGGTGGGCTCGCACTGGGATTGGAACGGGCGGGATTCGACCCTGTTCTGTTGTTGGACAAGCTTGCTGTCGCGTGTGAGACGCTGCGACTGAACCGTCCCCGATGGGAAGTGCTCGAGATGGATCTGCTCGAGTTCGATCCGGTGGACCATCAGCAGGTCTACGACGTGGACCTGCTGTCGGCGGGGCTGCCACGAGTCAAAGCGACAGCGACGCTCAACCGCAGTCGTGGCAGTGATCTGGAGTTGGAGCTCCTCAAAGCGACGATGGGGCTCATGTACGGTGTACAGCCGCGTGCGCTGCTCATCGAAAATGTTCCTGATCTGGTGACGAAGGACGAGTACAGGCCGATGCGTGAGTTCGTCGATGCCGAACTCACCCACTTGGGCTACAAAAGCAGATGGTTCGTGCTGAATGCCGCGGACCATGGTGTTCCGCAGAATCGGGAGCAGGGGATTCTGGTTGCTTTCAAGGGCGATGCTCTGGACGCGTTCGAGGAACCTGCCCCCGAGGACCAGTTCGTCACAGTAGGTGATGCGTTGCGTGACTCCATGAAAGCGAAGGGATGGAAGCAAGCGGACGAGTGGGCGGCTCAGGCCGACAAGCTTGCCCCGACCCTGGTAGGAGGGTCGTGGGAACGTGGTGGTCCGGACCTCGGGCCCACCGGATCGAAGAGAGCATGGGCCAGGATGGGCGTCGACGGGGCGACTGTGGCCAACGAAGTACCAGGTCCGGACTTCCACTGGGATCCACTGCTCGGCCGTTCCGGGATGGTTCCGCTGACGGTCGAACAAGCCGCACGTCTCCAGGGATTTCCCCCGGACTGGCGGTTCGCGGGCCGCAAGACCGCTCGCTATCGGCAGGTGGGGCACGCCTCGCCGCCGCCGGTGGGGACTGCCTTGGGCCAAGCTGTTCGGAAAGCCCTGGGTCACGCGGGCGCGGCCTGA
- a CDS encoding polysaccharide deacetylase family protein: protein MTPNVRPLLLAISLLSATACGTDPAPVHSAPKGSAPSSTGVVATTASGPPVAANELGDVPVLMYHRITPNPASVYDRTPQDLRAELERLAGERYVPVTAGDYAAGKIDIPAGAHPVVLTFDDGDPTQFKLTAEGTPAAETAVAIIQDVAARYPEFRPVATFYVNGDPFGEPGGVKSLTWLRDHGMEIGNHTLTHANLRQVGGAAAQRDISRGDQAIRQAAPGAEPATIALPFGIHPSDPALALAGSSDGVSYRYRGVFLVGANPAPSPHSPKFDPLRIPRIRSQAITGKEAQFGSAAWLDKLAAEPGRRFTSDGVPNA, encoded by the coding sequence ATGACGCCGAACGTGCGGCCCTTGCTGCTCGCGATCAGCCTGCTCAGCGCCACCGCGTGTGGCACGGACCCCGCCCCTGTCCACAGTGCACCCAAGGGGTCGGCGCCGTCGAGCACCGGGGTAGTGGCGACCACCGCGTCCGGCCCTCCGGTCGCGGCCAACGAGCTCGGCGACGTGCCAGTCCTGATGTACCACCGGATCACGCCGAACCCGGCCAGTGTCTACGACCGGACACCGCAGGATCTGCGCGCCGAGCTGGAACGCCTGGCGGGGGAGCGGTACGTGCCCGTCACCGCGGGCGACTACGCGGCCGGGAAGATCGACATCCCCGCCGGTGCGCACCCGGTGGTCCTCACGTTCGACGACGGCGACCCGACCCAGTTCAAGCTCACCGCGGAGGGGACACCCGCCGCGGAGACGGCGGTCGCGATCATCCAGGACGTCGCGGCCCGATACCCCGAGTTCCGTCCGGTGGCGACCTTCTACGTCAACGGGGACCCATTCGGCGAACCGGGCGGGGTGAAATCGCTGACGTGGCTCCGCGACCACGGCATGGAAATCGGCAACCACACGTTGACGCACGCGAACCTGCGCCAAGTGGGCGGTGCCGCGGCGCAACGGGACATCAGCCGGGGCGACCAGGCCATCCGGCAGGCCGCGCCCGGCGCCGAGCCCGCCACGATCGCTTTGCCGTTCGGCATCCACCCGTCCGACCCGGCACTCGCGCTCGCGGGGAGCAGCGACGGCGTCTCGTACCGCTACCGAGGTGTGTTCCTCGTCGGCGCGAACCCGGCGCCGTCGCCGCACAGCCCGAAGTTCGATCCACTTCGGATCCCGCGCATCCGTTCACAGGCGATCACCGGCAAGGAAGCGCAGTTCGGTTCCGCCGCGTGGCTGGACAAACTCGCTGCCGAGCCAGGCAGGCGTTTCACCTCCGACGGCGTACCGAATGCCTAG
- a CDS encoding polyketide cyclase: MDTENVKATLTIDAPAASVFAVLADPVTHSAIDGTGWVQESVDRVPLTEVGQIFRMDMYHPNHPNGDYQVVNKVELFDTARTIGWLTGYEKDDGDLEFGGWIWRYDLTPLGPSETGVTLTYDWTAVPPYVREYLQFPPFAPDHLANSLQHLSGLVPRTGEGANPVA; this comes from the coding sequence GTGGACACCGAGAACGTGAAGGCCACCCTGACCATCGACGCGCCCGCCGCGTCCGTGTTCGCCGTCCTGGCCGACCCCGTGACCCATTCCGCCATCGACGGCACCGGCTGGGTCCAGGAGTCCGTCGACCGGGTCCCGCTGACCGAGGTGGGACAGATCTTCCGGATGGACATGTACCACCCCAATCACCCGAACGGTGATTACCAGGTGGTCAACAAGGTCGAGCTGTTCGACACGGCACGCACCATCGGCTGGCTGACCGGGTACGAGAAGGACGACGGCGACCTGGAGTTCGGCGGCTGGATCTGGCGCTACGACCTCACGCCGCTCGGCCCGTCGGAAACGGGGGTCACGCTCACCTACGACTGGACCGCAGTGCCGCCGTACGTCCGGGAATACCTCCAGTTCCCGCCGTTCGCCCCCGATCACCTCGCCAACTCGCTGCAACACCTGTCGGGGCTTGTCCCTCGGACCGGTGAAGGTGCCAACCCGGTGGCCTAG